The Acipenser ruthenus chromosome 25, fAciRut3.2 maternal haplotype, whole genome shotgun sequence genome has a window encoding:
- the LOC117413717 gene encoding probable peptidyl-tRNA hydrolase 2 isoform X1, whose product MEQSEQAAPESGSQEVNPVFMQQLRELDIPEEAAKQALLRTRNVSAEEAAMYYFNKLENEEEGDEDLWFKMVFVVNMELSMGVGKVAAQVGHAAVGLYQALQEKNSWREMAWKWDQAGAKKVVVQGTNMAHLLELQALAMSLSLPTYLVQDAGRTQVESGSRTVLAIIGEEEMVNNVSGSLKLL is encoded by the exons ATGGAGCAATCTGAGCAGGCTGCCCCCGAGTCGGGGTCCCAGGAGGTGAACCCCGTCTTCATGCAGCAGCTTCGGGAGCTCGACATCCCAGAGGAAGCAGCCAAGCAG GCTCTTCTGCGCACAAGGAATGTGTCGGCTGAAGAGGCGGCTATGTATTACTTCAACAAGCTGGAGAATGAG GAGGAAGGGGATGAAGATCTCTGGTTTAAGATGGTGTTTGTCGTCAACATGGAGCTGTCCATGGGAGTCGGGAAG GTGGCTGCTCAGGTGGGTCATGCTGCGGTAGGGCTGTACCAGGCTCTGCAGGAGAAAAACAGCTGGAGGGAGATGGCATGGAAGTGGGACCAAGCAGG AGCGAAGAAGGTTGTGGTTCAGGGCACGAACATGGCTCACCTGCTGGAGCTGCAGGCCCTGGCCATGAGCCTCAGCCTGCCCACCTACCTGGTGCAGGATGCGGGGAGGACTCAG GTTGAGTCTGGATCCCGCACAGTCTTGGCAATCATTGGTGAAGAGGAAATGGTCAACAATGTTTCTGGAAGCCTGAAACTGCTTTGA
- the si:ch211-220i18.4 gene encoding SRSF protein kinase 1 translates to MQWPRSQPHSHFSSKLPPTHHQQNLLNVQPSWDSTERLLALEREEDKGQDPAEYCYGGYHLVNIGDTFNGRYQVLRKLGWGNFSTVWLCQDLQEKGCVAVKVSKSGAEFTEAAQDEITLLRCAGGPNRKQHSYSQRIVTLLDEFKLVGRNGIHVCLVFELLGQDLHYWMLGSRQTGLPLPWVKLIIQQVLQGLDYLHTKCKIIHTDIKPENILLSVGEQCLNQPPGGTRSVRCHLRGNQRGIQPDLSPCDSLLFKSCKPEQINVKIADLGSSCWVYKHFSDEIQTRQYRSLEVLIGSDYGTPADIWSTACMAFELVTGDSLFEPHAGKTFSRQEDHIAHIIELLGNIPVRLALSGRYSGEYFNPYGHLRRIQVLRPWSLCEILVEKYDWRLEEASVFADFLQRMLEFIPEKRATAAQCLQHPWLTS, encoded by the exons accTCCAACACATCATCAGCAGAACCTCCTGAATGTGCAGCCCAGCTGGGACTCCACAGAGAGGCTGCTGGCCCTGGAGAGAGAGGAAGACAAAGGACAGGACCCAGCGGAATACTGTTACG gaGGATACCACCTTGTAAATATAGGGGACACGTTTAACGGAAGATACCAAGTGCTGCGAAAACTTGGGTGGGGCAACTTTTCCACCGTATGGCTGTGTCAAGATTTACA GGAGAAGGGCTGTGTAGCTGTGAAGGTATCCAAGAGCGGGGCTGAGTTCACTGAGGCTGCCCAGGATGAGATAACTCTTCTCAGATGC GCTGGTGGTCCCAACAGGAAGCAGCACTCATACAGCCAGCGGATTGTGACTCTACTTGATGAGTTTAAACTAGTCGGGAGAAATGGGATCC ATGTGTGCCTGGTGTTCGAGCTCCTGGGACAGGACCTCCATTACTGGATGCTGGGCTCCAGGCAGACAGGGCTCCCCCTCCCCTGGGTCAAGCTCATCATCCAGCAG GTACTCCAGGGTCTTGACTATCTTCACACCAAGTGTAAGATCATCCACACAGACATCAAGCCGGAGAATATCCTGCTCAGTGTGGGGGAGCAGTGCCTTAACCAGCCACCAGGGGGCACCAGGAGTGTGCGATGTCACCTGAGGGGAAACCAAAGAGGAATCCAACCAG ATTTGTCTCCCTGTGACAGCCTGCTGTTCAAGTCCTGTAAACCTGAACAGATCAATGTGAAAATCGCAGATCTTGGCAGTTCCTGTTGGGTG TACAAGCACTTTTCAGACGAGATTCAGACCCGGCAGTACCGGTCCCTGGAGGTTCTGATTGGTTCTGACTATGGCACCCCCGCTGATATATGGAGCACTGCGTGCATG GCATTTGAGTTGGTGACGGGGGACTCTCTATTCGAGCCACACGCGGGGAAAACCTTCTCACGACAAGAGG ACCATATCGCTCACATTATCGAGCTGCTGGGGAATATTCCGGTGAGACTTGCTTTGTCTGGGAGATACTCCGGGGAGTATTTCAACCCCTACG GTCATCTCCGGCGAATCCAAGTGCTCCGACCCTGGAGTCTGTGTGAGATCCTGGTGGAGAAGTATGACTGGCGGCTGGAGGAGGCATCTGTCTTTGCTGATTTCCTGCAGAGGATGTTGGAGTTCATTCCAGAGAAGCGGGCCACAGCAGCACAATGTCTGCAGCACCCCTGGCTCACTTCCTGA
- the LOC117413717 gene encoding probable peptidyl-tRNA hydrolase 2 isoform X2 translates to MEQSEQAAPESGSQEVNPVFMQQLRELDIPEEAAKQALLRTRNVSAEEAAMYYFNKLENEEGDEDLWFKMVFVVNMELSMGVGKVAAQVGHAAVGLYQALQEKNSWREMAWKWDQAGAKKVVVQGTNMAHLLELQALAMSLSLPTYLVQDAGRTQVESGSRTVLAIIGEEEMVNNVSGSLKLL, encoded by the exons ATGGAGCAATCTGAGCAGGCTGCCCCCGAGTCGGGGTCCCAGGAGGTGAACCCCGTCTTCATGCAGCAGCTTCGGGAGCTCGACATCCCAGAGGAAGCAGCCAAGCAG GCTCTTCTGCGCACAAGGAATGTGTCGGCTGAAGAGGCGGCTATGTATTACTTCAACAAGCTGGAGAATGAG GAAGGGGATGAAGATCTCTGGTTTAAGATGGTGTTTGTCGTCAACATGGAGCTGTCCATGGGAGTCGGGAAG GTGGCTGCTCAGGTGGGTCATGCTGCGGTAGGGCTGTACCAGGCTCTGCAGGAGAAAAACAGCTGGAGGGAGATGGCATGGAAGTGGGACCAAGCAGG AGCGAAGAAGGTTGTGGTTCAGGGCACGAACATGGCTCACCTGCTGGAGCTGCAGGCCCTGGCCATGAGCCTCAGCCTGCCCACCTACCTGGTGCAGGATGCGGGGAGGACTCAG GTTGAGTCTGGATCCCGCACAGTCTTGGCAATCATTGGTGAAGAGGAAATGGTCAACAATGTTTCTGGAAGCCTGAAACTGCTTTGA